In Spea bombifrons isolate aSpeBom1 chromosome 12, aSpeBom1.2.pri, whole genome shotgun sequence, the following proteins share a genomic window:
- the LOC128469965 gene encoding lens fiber membrane intrinsic protein-like, translating to MNRPSKEVSFRLRVVLTSLVSLSNLFLLIALVSDQWIFGNKRNGILYLGIWRFCGAAICLAEPNGYYIKAVFIVCFIISFLVNVVAVLHFIYDFSTITNFKKSLGQVMLVMAFFEATGMINASIFFILSPFYESLAYAYFMGWIAVAMALAAGIVSYWHATVEPEIEEPPTIKDATGESPPPYSVMP from the exons ATGAATCGACCAAG TAAAGAAGTGTCCTTCAGACTAAGAGTGGTGTTGACCTCCCTGGTGAGCCTCAGCAACCTGTTTCTTCTCATCGCCTTGGTGTCCGACCAGTGGATCTtcggaaataaaagaaatgggaTCCTTTATCTTGGCATATGGAGATTTTGTGGTGCTGCGATATGTTTAGCAGAGCCAAATGGAT ACTACATCAAGGCCGTTTTCATTGTTTGCTTCATCATCTCCTTCTTGGTAAATGTGGTTGCCGTGCTGCACTTCATCTATGACTTTTCTACTATTACCAACTTCAAGAAGAGTCTCGGCCAAGTAATGCTGGTCATGG CATTTTTCGAGGCTACCGGGATGATCAACGCgagcatttttttcattctctcCCCGTTTTATGAAAGCTTGGCTTATGCGTATTTCATGGGATGGATCGCCGTTGCCATGGCACTCGCCGccg GTATTGTGAGCTATTGGCACGCCACAGTTGAACCAGAAATAGAAGAACCACCAACTATAAAAGATGCCACCGGGGAAAGCCCTCCACCCTACTCTGTTATGCCTTAA